From the genome of Thermococcus sp., one region includes:
- a CDS encoding ABC transporter ATP-binding protein — protein sequence MLCLRNVDYVREGRKILQGINMTFREGMSYSILGPNGAGKSTIARILMGELKPTSGQVLLDGRDITELGVTARAKLGISMAWQEPARYEGIRVREYLTLGGKLKVEEDEIREVLELVGLPYELYAGRFIDKSLSGGERKRVELASLLLLKPRYAILDEPDSGLDITAGELIEELLGRFRKAGTTVIIITHHEEIAGKTDFAYFVCAGRLVKKGFSREVVDYYRKTCGRCLFVEGSP from the coding sequence ATGCTGTGCCTGAGAAACGTTGATTACGTGAGAGAGGGCAGGAAAATCCTCCAGGGGATAAACATGACCTTCAGGGAGGGCATGAGCTACTCGATACTCGGGCCCAACGGCGCGGGAAAGTCAACGATAGCGAGGATTTTGATGGGAGAGCTTAAGCCAACATCAGGGCAGGTTCTCCTCGATGGAAGGGACATAACAGAACTTGGCGTTACCGCGAGGGCGAAATTGGGGATAAGCATGGCCTGGCAGGAGCCGGCGCGCTACGAGGGGATAAGAGTCAGGGAATACCTCACCCTCGGCGGGAAGCTGAAGGTTGAGGAGGACGAGATAAGGGAGGTACTTGAGCTCGTCGGCCTGCCGTACGAACTCTACGCCGGTAGGTTCATTGATAAAAGCCTCAGCGGGGGCGAGAGGAAGAGGGTTGAATTGGCTTCGCTCCTCCTCCTGAAGCCGAGATACGCTATTTTAGACGAGCCGGATTCAGGTCTCGATATAACCGCCGGCGAGCTCATCGAGGAGCTTTTGGGCCGGTTCAGGAAGGCGGGAACTACTGTCATCATAATCACGCACCACGAGGAGATAGCTGGAAAAACGGACTTTGCCTACTTCGTCTGCGCCGGCAGGCTCGTCAAGAAGGGCTTCTCGCGGGAGGTCGTTGATTACTACAGAAAAACCTGCGGAAGGTGCCTCTTCGTGGAGGGGTCGCCATGA